DNA from Ignavibacteria bacterium:
ATAAATCTTTTCCATCTTTTGCCTGCGCGCGTAGAATGTCGCTAAAAGTTTGCTTCATTCCTTCTCCGAATCTTTCATAATATGACTTCGAATAAAGCTGAAGAAGTTTTGAATACCAATAGCGGTATTTCTGTATTATGTGTTCATGCATCATAAGCTAATGTATTCGGCAAGAGCCGTTTTTGTTCAGCAACTGTTACTACTTCACGGTAACGCTCTAATTCCGCACTAAGTGCTTCCTGACCGGCTCCGGTGATTTTATAATAAACACGCCGTTCATCATCCATTTCGGGGTCAATCTTTCTGTCGCTTTCTCTGATTAATCC
Protein-coding regions in this window:
- a CDS encoding helix-turn-helix transcriptional regulator — its product is MANNTSKNPLTPAVLHILLALSMEERHGYGIMKQVEMDSQGKVKMGPGTLYGSIGRMIEAGLIRESDRKIDPEMDDERRVYYKITGAGQEALSAELERYREVVTVAEQKRLLPNTLAYDA